GAGTTGTAAAGTTTTTCTATTAGTACCTTAGTACTAATACCTTGATACGCTAGGATTAACACGGGGTGTAGAGCTTCTATAACCTTAGTACTATGGTTTTTATTGCGCCTGCACGCCACACTGATATTCATCAACAGCATGCCCAACACATCAACTTATAACGGGCATTAATAACAATAAAAGGAAGCCCTTATGCTCAGTATGCTTGGACTGGCAGGAGGACTTGGCCTGCTTATTTGGCTAACTCTCCGTGGCGTAAACTTGTTTATCGCAGCTCCACTTTGCGCTTTATTGGTCGCATTAACGAGTGGCGTTGCGCTATTTCCCACAGAAGCTGTAGAAAGCAGCTTTCTTACACTTTATATGGATGGCTTTGCTGGCTTTTTGAGTGCTTGGTTTTTCATGTTCTTGCTTGGCTCTTTGTTCGGTAAGTTCATGGAAGACAGTGGTGCTGCCGACAGCGTCGCACGCTATATTGTCGACAAGTTAGGTATGAAACATGCGGTATTAGCGGTGGTGATTGCCTGTGCGGTACTAACGTATGGCGGCGTCAGTGTTTTTATTGTTGCTTTCTCTGTCTATCCTATGGCGCTTAGCTTATTTAAAGATGCCAATTTACCAAGGCGCTTTATTCCCGCAACTCTGGCTTTCGGCTCAGTCACCTTTACCATGACTTCGGCAGGCTCTCCTGAAATCCAAAACTGGATCCCAATAAAATATTTAGGCACGTCGCCTTATGCAGCTTGGGAAGTCAGTCTAGTGGTTGCCACGTTTATGGCTATTACTGGCTATTGGTGGTTGAAAAAGATGATAGCCAAAGCGGTGGCAAATGGTGAGCACTTTGAGGCGAAAGAAGACGACCCTGAAATCCATGAACGTAACTATCCTCATCCAATCACTGGCGTACTGCCTCTAATCGTGGTGTTGATTTTATCTTTTACACTTCATGATGTGCTGCAGCAAAGTGCACTTATTGTAGCTCTACTTGGCGGTGTACTCAGTATTGTTGCGATTAATTTTAAGTATTTTCACAATATGGGGGCCGCGATTAACTTGGGTACAACAGGTGCGCTAGTTGCTATCGGTAATACCAGTGCGGTAGTGGGTTTTGGTGCGGTAGCAAAAAACACCGAGGCATTTCAATTAGCGGTCGAGTTGATGACACAAATGCCGGGTAATGAGCTACTTGGCGCCGCTGTGGCGGTAAGTGTGATAGCCGGTTTAACCGGCTCTGCATCCGGTGGGCAAGCTATTGCGTTACCTTTAGTGGCACCGCACTACATTGATGCGGGTGTCAATCCAGAACAATTACATCGTGTTGTCGCTATTAGCTCAGGCGCTTTGGATACCTTACCGCACAACGGTTATGTGGTCACAACCATTCGCGCCATCTGTAAAGAAACACATCAACGAGCATACTGGTCCATGGCTGCGTTGACTGCGGTCGTGCCGCTGGTGGGCGTTGCCCTCGCATTAACCCTATTCATCTTATTTTAACGGAGAGATACAGCAATGAAGCGGATTTTCCTGTTACTTTTGTTCGTTGCCAGCCATATCGTCTATAGCAGTGAGACAAACAAATCTATGCTGGTTGAAAAGCGGGCATTTACACTCGCGCATTTTACTACAGAGTCTGGAGTCAGCATTCCTGACGTTAAGGTCGGCTGGGAAAGCTATGGCAAATTAAATGCCGACAAAAGCAATGCAATTTTGATCACGCATTTCTTTTCAGGCACATCTCACGCTGCGGGTAAGTATCGAGAGTCTGACGTATTGGCAGGTTACTGGGATGCCATTATCGGCCCGGGCAAAGCGATAGATACTAACAAATACTTCGTGATAAGTTCAGATACTTTGGTCAACGCAAATTGGCATAATAAAGATGTGATCACAACGGGCCCTGCATCCATTAATCCAAAGACGGGCAAACCTTATGGCTTGGATTTTCCCGTGGTGACCATCGGTGATTTTGTTGAAGTACAAAAGCAACTATTGGATAGCTTAGGTATCGACAAACTACATGCGGTGATGGGCGCGTCTATGGGATCTTTCCAAGCGTTAGAATGGTCGGTGCGCTACCCCGAAAAAGTGTCACGTTTAATTCATGTGATTGGCGCGGCAAAGATGGATGCTTGGACCGTTGCGGCGTTAGAGAAATGGGCTTTACCCATCCGCCTTGATCCAAATTGGCAGGGCGGGGACTACTACGACGGGGAAAGGCCACTTGCTGGACTCACGGCCACGATGCTTAATATCACTCAAGACGCGATGCACCCCGCTATTTATAACGCCAGTTTTCCAGACTTTATTGTGCTTGATCCCAAAGCAAAGCAAGATATTCGTCAGCTTCCTAAACTCAGCCAAACGCTAGCCACGCGCGCACGAGCAAGGGCCGAAACGCAAGACGCGAATTCTATCTTGTATTTAGTCCGCGCCTCGCAACTATACACCGCAGGCATGCAAGGTAATTTTGATAGTGCTATCGATAAAATCACAGCAAAGGTTTTATTGATGCCTGCAAGCAATGACTTGTTATTAAGGCCTGAGCCCATTCGTAAGTTAGCAGAAACCCTTAAAGCCAAAAATAAAGACGTGCAAATTACAGAGATAGAAGGCGTTTGGGGGCATTTAGACGGTATTTTTTCAATTCAATCACAGGCTGACACTATTGCTCAGTTCTTAGCAAAATAATCAAGGAGTGACGATGAAGACGGCGTTGATCACAGGGGCTGCAAGTGGCATTGGTCGCTATATCGCGATGGCCTTGAGCAAACAAGGTTACAGTTTATTGCTTGTAGATTTGAACTTAGCGCAAGCACAGACGGTGGCTGAGTCTATCGTCAGTGACGGAGGAAATGCACAAGCGTTTGCGCTCAATATCGCTAATAAGCAAGACATCGCTGACTTTGTCCGTCAGCACGATAACATTGATGTGCTTATCAATAACGCAGGTGTGCAACATGTTGAAGCACTGGAGCATTATCCAGAAGATAAATGGCAATTGCTGCAAGACGTGATGCTAACAGGCCCAGCCATGTTGTGTAAGGCAGTATTGCCGCATATGCGCAGAGGAGGCTTTGGCCGTATCGTCAATATTGGTTCTATCCATGCTTTAGTCGCTTCTAAGTATAAGTCTGCTTATGTCGCTGCAAAACATGGGTTGATGGGATTTGGTAAAGTATTGGCGCTGGAAACCGCAGACTGCGATATCACTGTGAACACCATTTGCCCCGCTTATGTAAAAACCCCATTGGTAGAACAGCAAATTACCGCGCAAGCGAAACAGCATGGGATCAGCGAAGATGAAGTGATAAACAATATCATGTTGGCACCAATGCCGAAAAAGGCGTTTATAGGGTTGGATGAGATTGCCCACGCTGTTAATTTTTTACTCGCAAATGAGTCACGCAACATTACTGGCCAAGCCATTGTGCTTGACGGCGGCTGGACAGTGCAATAGGAGGAATGATGGCTGGTTTTGATAAGGTAGTCGTAAGCTACGACGAAGCAATGGCAGGACTGTGTGATGGCATGACCGTGATTGCAGGGGGCTTTGGTTTGTGCGGGATCCCTGAAGGTTTGATAAACCAAATACGCCACATGGGCACAAAGGACTTAACCGTGGTTTCTAATAACTGCGGAGTAGACGGGTTTGGTTTAGGGGTTTTGCTTGAGGACAAGCAGATCCGCAAAATGGTGGCTTCCTACGTGGGAGAAAACGCCTTGTTTGAGCAGCAGTTATTGAGCGGTGTATTGGAAGTTGAATTAACCCCGCAAGGGACACTTGCAGAAAAAATGCGCGCAGGTGGAGCCGGGATCCCCGCTTTTTATACCGTGACAGGCGTTGGTACACCCGTCGCTGAGGGTAAAGAGGTAAAAACGTTTGGTGACAGAGAATATATTTTAGAGCCGAGTATTACGGGAGACTTTGCTATTGTAAAAGCGTGGAAAGCAGACCGTTTTGGCAATTGTGTTTATCGCCACACCGCCATGAACTTTAATCCAATGGCTGCAACAGCTGGAAAAATTACCGTTGTTGAAGTGGAAGAAATTGTAGAGCCCGGCGAAATCGAACCGAGCCAAATTCATACTCCTGGAATTTATATCGATAGAGTGATTTTAGGACAGTTCGAAAAACGCATCGAAAAACGTACCGTGAAGGAGCAGGCATAATGGCATTAACCAGAGAGCAAATGGCCATGCGAGTGGCACAGGAATTAAGAGATGGGTTTTATGTCAATCTTGGTATTGGGATCCCCACGCTGGTGGCCAATTATGTACCACAGGGCATGGATGTTATACTGCAATCGGAAAACGGCTTATTAGGAATGGGGGCTTATCCAACCGAGCAGGAAGTGGATGCGGATATGATCAATGCGGGTAAGGAAACCGTTACGGCCCGCACGGGAGCTGCCATTTTTAGTTCTGCAGAAAGCTTTGCAATGATCCGTGGCGGTCATGTGGACCTGACAGTGCTTGGCGCTTTTGAAGTGGATCAACAAGGTAATCTCGCCAGCTGGATGATCCCAGGTAAGCTTATCAAGGGCATGGGTGGCGCGATGGACCTGGTCGCTGGGGCTAAAAATATAATTTGCACTATGACGCATGCGAATAAACAAGGTGAGTCCAAGCTGCTACAGCACTGTAGTTTACCGCTCACCGGCGTAAACTGTATCAATAAGATAGTAACCGATCTTGCGCTGCTTGAAGTCAAAGGTGGCGCGTTTCATTTACTTGAGCGAGCTCCAGGTGTTAGCGTCGCGGAAATTCAAGCAAAAACAGCTGGTATATTGATCTGCCCAGATGACGTACCGGAGATGGCGTTTAGCTAGGGTTGAACTAA
This genomic interval from Pseudoalteromonas galatheae contains the following:
- a CDS encoding E22 family MetX-like putative esterase encodes the protein MKRIFLLLLFVASHIVYSSETNKSMLVEKRAFTLAHFTTESGVSIPDVKVGWESYGKLNADKSNAILITHFFSGTSHAAGKYRESDVLAGYWDAIIGPGKAIDTNKYFVISSDTLVNANWHNKDVITTGPASINPKTGKPYGLDFPVVTIGDFVEVQKQLLDSLGIDKLHAVMGASMGSFQALEWSVRYPEKVSRLIHVIGAAKMDAWTVAALEKWALPIRLDPNWQGGDYYDGERPLAGLTATMLNITQDAMHPAIYNASFPDFIVLDPKAKQDIRQLPKLSQTLATRARARAETQDANSILYLVRASQLYTAGMQGNFDSAIDKITAKVLLMPASNDLLLRPEPIRKLAETLKAKNKDVQITEIEGVWGHLDGIFSIQSQADTIAQFLAK
- a CDS encoding GntP family permease, which translates into the protein MLSMLGLAGGLGLLIWLTLRGVNLFIAAPLCALLVALTSGVALFPTEAVESSFLTLYMDGFAGFLSAWFFMFLLGSLFGKFMEDSGAADSVARYIVDKLGMKHAVLAVVIACAVLTYGGVSVFIVAFSVYPMALSLFKDANLPRRFIPATLAFGSVTFTMTSAGSPEIQNWIPIKYLGTSPYAAWEVSLVVATFMAITGYWWLKKMIAKAVANGEHFEAKEDDPEIHERNYPHPITGVLPLIVVLILSFTLHDVLQQSALIVALLGGVLSIVAINFKYFHNMGAAINLGTTGALVAIGNTSAVVGFGAVAKNTEAFQLAVELMTQMPGNELLGAAVAVSVIAGLTGSASGGQAIALPLVAPHYIDAGVNPEQLHRVVAISSGALDTLPHNGYVVTTIRAICKETHQRAYWSMAALTAVVPLVGVALALTLFILF
- a CDS encoding CoA transferase subunit A, with the translated sequence MAGFDKVVVSYDEAMAGLCDGMTVIAGGFGLCGIPEGLINQIRHMGTKDLTVVSNNCGVDGFGLGVLLEDKQIRKMVASYVGENALFEQQLLSGVLEVELTPQGTLAEKMRAGGAGIPAFYTVTGVGTPVAEGKEVKTFGDREYILEPSITGDFAIVKAWKADRFGNCVYRHTAMNFNPMAATAGKITVVEVEEIVEPGEIEPSQIHTPGIYIDRVILGQFEKRIEKRTVKEQA
- a CDS encoding 3-hydroxybutyrate dehydrogenase yields the protein MKTALITGAASGIGRYIAMALSKQGYSLLLVDLNLAQAQTVAESIVSDGGNAQAFALNIANKQDIADFVRQHDNIDVLINNAGVQHVEALEHYPEDKWQLLQDVMLTGPAMLCKAVLPHMRRGGFGRIVNIGSIHALVASKYKSAYVAAKHGLMGFGKVLALETADCDITVNTICPAYVKTPLVEQQITAQAKQHGISEDEVINNIMLAPMPKKAFIGLDEIAHAVNFLLANESRNITGQAIVLDGGWTVQ
- a CDS encoding 3-oxoacid CoA-transferase subunit B, with the translated sequence MALTREQMAMRVAQELRDGFYVNLGIGIPTLVANYVPQGMDVILQSENGLLGMGAYPTEQEVDADMINAGKETVTARTGAAIFSSAESFAMIRGGHVDLTVLGAFEVDQQGNLASWMIPGKLIKGMGGAMDLVAGAKNIICTMTHANKQGESKLLQHCSLPLTGVNCINKIVTDLALLEVKGGAFHLLERAPGVSVAEIQAKTAGILICPDDVPEMAFS